Proteins from a genomic interval of Bacteroidota bacterium:
- a CDS encoding sulfatase-like hydrolase/transferase, which yields MMLFPWKVVQKALPFIFVFLFVNPVSAQQDPPPNILLILVDDLGYGDLSSYGATDLQTPHIDALIASGMRFDEFYANSSVCSPTRASLLTGRYPAMVGVPGVVRTRATDNWGYLAEDAIMLPAMLKRNGYHTAMVGKWHLGLESPNRPHDRGFDYFKGYLGDMMDDYYTHRRHGINYMRFNDTVIEPEGHATDLFTDWSKAYIRSRTISEAPFFLYLSYNAPHTPIQPPEDWVEKVKAREEGIDDARARLVALIEHMDAGIGEVMATLEDAGYADNTVVVFTSDNGGQLNVGARNGAVRDGKQSMYEGGIKVPAGVAWPGHIDAGTRSSYVGITMDIFSTLVDIARVPVTHFVEGVSFLPTLMGEAQGWRNRDLFFSRREGGTRYGGKTVEAMRRGDWKLLQDSPFKPQELYNLAEDPLETNNLLDERPDIYRSMAAALRAHIREGGRVKWQP from the coding sequence ATGATGTTATTTCCCTGGAAAGTAGTACAGAAAGCACTCCCGTTTATCTTCGTATTTCTGTTTGTTAATCCGGTTTCCGCCCAACAGGATCCCCCACCCAATATCCTGCTAATTCTGGTAGATGATCTCGGCTATGGAGATTTGTCCAGTTACGGAGCAACTGATCTGCAAACGCCGCATATCGACGCCTTGATTGCATCAGGAATGCGCTTCGACGAATTCTATGCCAACTCATCGGTGTGTTCTCCTACGCGTGCATCGCTGCTTACAGGGCGGTACCCAGCCATGGTCGGCGTGCCGGGTGTTGTTCGTACCCGCGCCACCGACAACTGGGGGTATCTTGCTGAGGATGCCATTATGTTGCCGGCTATGCTCAAACGAAATGGGTACCATACCGCCATGGTAGGGAAGTGGCACCTTGGTCTGGAGTCGCCAAACCGTCCGCATGACCGGGGCTTTGATTATTTCAAAGGATACCTGGGCGACATGATGGATGATTACTACACCCATCGCCGGCACGGTATCAATTACATGCGTTTCAACGATACCGTCATTGAGCCGGAGGGCCACGCTACTGACTTGTTCACAGACTGGTCCAAAGCATACATTCGTTCCCGGACAATATCTGAAGCGCCATTCTTTCTTTATCTGTCGTACAATGCACCCCACACGCCAATTCAGCCGCCAGAAGACTGGGTTGAAAAGGTGAAGGCACGCGAAGAGGGGATAGACGACGCGCGTGCCCGGCTGGTTGCACTCATTGAACACATGGATGCCGGCATTGGCGAAGTTATGGCTACCCTCGAAGACGCTGGGTATGCAGACAATACAGTTGTGGTATTTACCAGTGACAACGGCGGACAGCTCAATGTGGGTGCGCGAAATGGCGCAGTTCGCGATGGTAAACAAAGCATGTATGAAGGCGGCATCAAAGTCCCGGCTGGCGTTGCCTGGCCCGGGCACATCGACGCCGGCACGCGCTCATCCTATGTTGGCATCACCATGGACATTTTCTCCACCCTGGTTGATATTGCGCGGGTACCGGTTACACACTTTGTTGAAGGGGTGAGCTTTCTGCCCACGTTGATGGGAGAAGCACAAGGCTGGCGAAATCGAGACCTCTTCTTTTCGCGCAGGGAAGGAGGGACGCGTTATGGTGGCAAAACCGTTGAGGCGATGCGTCGCGGCGACTGGAAGCTGCTACAGGATAGCCCCTTCAAACCTCAGGAGTTGTACAACCTGGCAGAAGATCCGCTGGAAACCAATAACCTCCTTGATGAACGGCCTGATATATACCGTTCGATGGCTGCTGCGTTGCGCGCCCATATCCGGGAAGGGGGGCGTGTGAAGTGGCAACCTTGA
- a CDS encoding fumarylacetoacetate hydrolase family protein, giving the protein MLLYNTTQGIVVKYEKNWYQLPNVSWDYWLRLDRLKERLLDYVDVNGRETRAPDAADLLPPISKQEVWAAGVTYFKSRTARMEESSDAGGSDFYDRVYHADRPELFMKATAHRVVGHGQKMRLRSDSKWMVPEPELTLMVNASGNIVGYTVGNDLSCRDIAGENPLYLPQAKTFDACAAIGPAVLITDEPLPTTTKIKLKVVRAQQTVFEGKTDLGQMKKKPDQLVKYLFSEASFPEGCYLMTGTGIVPPDDFTLKAGDEMRITIDPIGTLVNTV; this is encoded by the coding sequence ATGCTGCTCTACAATACAACACAGGGTATTGTTGTTAAGTATGAAAAAAACTGGTACCAGCTGCCCAATGTGAGTTGGGACTACTGGTTACGGCTCGACCGGCTCAAAGAACGGTTACTGGATTATGTTGACGTAAACGGACGAGAAACCCGTGCTCCTGACGCTGCAGATCTGCTCCCGCCAATCAGTAAACAAGAAGTTTGGGCCGCCGGCGTGACGTATTTCAAAAGCCGTACCGCGCGCATGGAAGAATCCAGCGATGCCGGCGGTAGTGATTTTTACGACCGGGTTTACCATGCGGATCGCCCTGAGCTATTTATGAAAGCAACTGCTCACCGCGTTGTTGGGCATGGACAGAAAATGCGCTTGCGTTCAGATTCTAAATGGATGGTGCCCGAGCCAGAACTAACGCTAATGGTCAATGCGTCGGGCAATATTGTTGGCTATACCGTGGGCAATGACCTGAGTTGTCGAGACATTGCAGGAGAGAACCCGCTTTACCTGCCCCAGGCAAAAACTTTTGATGCTTGTGCAGCCATTGGGCCGGCTGTGTTGATCACCGACGAGCCGCTGCCAACAACAACGAAGATCAAACTCAAAGTTGTTCGTGCGCAGCAAACGGTGTTTGAAGGCAAAACTGATCTTGGGCAAATGAAAAAGAAACCGGATCAGTTAGTGAAGTATTTGTTCAGCGAGGCGAGCTTCCCTGAAGGGTGTTATCTTATGACGGGTACCGGTATCGTGCCACCAGATGATTTTACCCTCAAAGCGGGTGACGAAATGCGGATTACCATAGATCCAATCGGCACGCTGGTAAATACGGTGTGA
- a CDS encoding arylsulfatase produces the protein MTRLSYCLLFSLLAGCNPLASEEASPPNIVLILADDMGYGDPGAYNPASKIPTPGIDRLAQEGMRFTDAHSPSAVCTPTRYGVLTGRYAWRTSLKSGVLWGYSPNLIDTARVTVASLLKEAGYTTGGVGKWHLGLGTGDSTNYFAPLHPNPADHGFDYFYGIPASLDMQPYVYFQNEKVIEMPTAEVEASAHRRQEGGGFWRGGPVAPAFEHVDVLPEITEKSVSFIEAQASSDDPFFLYVPLSAPHTPWLPTAPFKDKSGAGYYGDFAAQVDASVVDILEALDAQGFTENTIVIYTSDNGAHWYPDDIATFDHLANLTLRGQKADIWEGGHRVPFVVRWPGTVDAAAVNDVLTTHTDLLATFAAVVGTTLPDDAGEDSFNMLPAWLGQGVAEPIRPAAIHHSLDGMFAIRKGPWKLIEGRGSGGFTQPQRITPAAGEPAGQLYNLDTDPTEATNLYLDEPAVVADLQALLDQARQDGKTRP, from the coding sequence ATGACGCGTTTATCTTATTGCCTGTTGTTTTCGTTACTTGCCGGCTGCAATCCGTTGGCCAGCGAGGAGGCGAGCCCACCCAATATTGTCCTGATTCTTGCGGATGACATGGGATATGGAGATCCTGGTGCGTATAACCCTGCCTCCAAAATTCCTACCCCCGGCATTGATCGGTTGGCGCAGGAGGGCATGCGGTTTACAGATGCCCATTCTCCATCTGCTGTCTGCACGCCGACGCGGTATGGCGTACTGACAGGACGGTATGCCTGGCGCACGTCCCTGAAATCAGGTGTGTTATGGGGATACAGCCCCAATCTTATCGACACCGCCCGGGTTACCGTAGCATCGTTGCTGAAAGAGGCCGGCTACACAACGGGCGGCGTTGGGAAGTGGCACCTGGGGCTAGGCACTGGCGATAGCACAAACTATTTTGCACCACTGCATCCTAACCCTGCAGATCACGGGTTTGATTACTTTTACGGGATTCCTGCATCGCTGGACATGCAGCCCTATGTATATTTCCAGAATGAAAAAGTAATCGAGATGCCCACAGCTGAGGTGGAGGCAAGCGCCCATCGCCGGCAAGAAGGAGGAGGGTTCTGGCGAGGTGGCCCCGTGGCGCCCGCTTTTGAGCATGTTGATGTTTTGCCCGAGATAACAGAAAAGTCGGTGTCGTTCATTGAAGCGCAGGCGTCATCGGACGATCCATTTTTCCTCTATGTACCTTTGTCTGCGCCGCACACGCCCTGGTTGCCAACGGCGCCGTTTAAAGACAAGAGCGGTGCCGGCTATTATGGCGACTTTGCTGCGCAGGTGGATGCGTCTGTTGTAGACATTCTGGAAGCCCTGGATGCGCAAGGCTTTACGGAAAATACGATCGTGATCTATACCAGTGATAATGGTGCGCATTGGTATCCTGATGACATCGCAACGTTTGATCACCTTGCCAACCTGACGCTGCGCGGACAGAAAGCTGATATATGGGAAGGGGGCCACCGGGTACCTTTTGTTGTGCGCTGGCCCGGCACTGTAGATGCCGCAGCAGTGAACGATGTACTCACAACGCATACGGATCTGCTTGCGACTTTTGCAGCAGTAGTGGGTACAACGCTGCCAGATGACGCCGGCGAAGACAGCTTCAACATGTTGCCTGCATGGCTGGGGCAGGGCGTTGCAGAACCCATACGACCTGCAGCCATACACCATTCGCTAGACGGCATGTTTGCCATTCGAAAGGGCCCCTGGAAACTCATCGAAGGCCGGGGCTCAGGCGGATTTACACAGCCACAGCGTATTACGCCAGCCGCTGGAGAGCCCGCCGGCCAACTGTACAACCTTGACACCGACCCCACCGAAGCAACAAACCTGTATCTGGATGAACCAGCAGTTGTTGCCGACTTGCAAGCCTTGCTGGATCAAGCCCGGCAGGATGGAAAGACACGCCCCTGA
- a CDS encoding DUF1501 domain-containing protein, giving the protein MKKTNKPIEFSAPEQEAALHINRRHFLSRASLGIGGAALASLLPGCLSGGDAALRTATANALPGLHLPAKAKRVIYLFQSGGPAQMDLFDYKPKMAGMHGEDLPGSVRMGQRLTGMTANQNNFPLASSYFKFAQHGKSGAWVSELMPYTAGIADELCFIKSMHTEAINHDPAITFFQTGSQQPGRPSMGAWLSYGLGSENENLPSFCVLLSRGLIRPQPIYSRLWGSGFLASMHQGVQFRSGSTPVLYLDNPPGVALQDRRRALDHLNALNEKRVASFGDPEVYSRIAQYEMAYRMQTSVPETMDLSDEPDETFELYGADARRPGTYAANCVLARRLAEKGVRFIQLYHMGWDQHSNLPSDIRLQCKDTDQASAALITDLKRRGLLEDTLVVWGGEFGRTIYSQGQLTADNYGRDHHPRCFTVWAAGGGIKPGVSYGETDDFSYNIAADPVHVHDFHATILHQMGIDHEQLTYKHQGRYFRLTDVHGKVVNGILS; this is encoded by the coding sequence ATGAAAAAAACAAACAAACCAATCGAGTTTTCTGCGCCAGAACAAGAGGCTGCGTTGCATATCAACCGCCGGCATTTTTTGTCCCGGGCCAGTTTGGGGATTGGTGGTGCAGCCCTTGCGTCGCTCTTGCCCGGATGCCTGTCTGGTGGCGATGCCGCGTTACGCACGGCAACAGCAAACGCACTGCCCGGATTGCATTTGCCTGCAAAAGCCAAACGGGTGATCTACTTGTTTCAAAGTGGCGGGCCGGCGCAGATGGACCTGTTCGATTACAAACCCAAAATGGCGGGTATGCATGGCGAAGATTTGCCGGGTTCGGTGCGTATGGGGCAGCGGCTGACCGGAATGACAGCAAATCAGAATAATTTCCCGCTTGCTTCATCGTATTTCAAATTTGCCCAACACGGCAAAAGCGGGGCGTGGGTAAGCGAATTGATGCCTTATACGGCCGGCATCGCTGATGAACTGTGCTTTATTAAGTCGATGCACACCGAAGCGATCAACCATGATCCGGCCATCACCTTTTTTCAAACGGGCTCACAGCAACCGGGTCGGCCCAGTATGGGGGCATGGCTCAGTTACGGGTTGGGTAGTGAGAACGAAAACCTGCCTTCTTTTTGCGTGCTTTTGTCGCGTGGGCTCATTCGCCCACAACCGATCTATTCCCGCTTATGGGGATCTGGTTTTCTGGCATCGATGCACCAGGGTGTACAATTTCGTTCTGGCAGCACACCGGTGCTTTATCTGGACAACCCGCCAGGCGTTGCTTTGCAAGACCGCAGGCGTGCACTGGATCACCTGAATGCGCTGAACGAAAAGCGGGTAGCATCTTTTGGAGACCCGGAAGTCTATTCGCGCATTGCCCAGTATGAAATGGCATACAGGATGCAGACCTCTGTGCCGGAAACAATGGACCTGTCAGACGAGCCTGACGAGACTTTTGAACTCTATGGCGCCGATGCCCGCCGCCCGGGTACCTACGCTGCAAATTGCGTGCTTGCGCGCCGGCTGGCAGAAAAAGGCGTTCGTTTTATTCAACTGTACCATATGGGCTGGGACCAACATTCCAATTTGCCCAGCGACATCCGCCTCCAGTGTAAAGACACCGACCAGGCAAGTGCGGCGCTCATTACCGACCTGAAACGCAGGGGGTTACTTGAAGACACCCTCGTTGTTTGGGGCGGGGAATTTGGACGCACCATTTATAGCCAGGGACAACTCACGGCAGACAACTATGGCCGTGATCACCATCCACGCTGTTTTACCGTATGGGCTGCTGGTGGCGGGATAAAGCCGGGTGTGTCTTACGGCGAAACAGATGACTTTAGCTATAACATAGCTGCTGACCCTGTACATGTGCATGACTTCCATGCAACAATTTTGCACCAGATGGGCATCGACCACGAGCAACTGACTTACAAACACCAGGGCCGCTATTTCCGGCTTACCGATGTGCATGGTAAAGTTGTAAACGGCATTCTCTCGTGA
- a CDS encoding DUF1553 domain-containing protein, with translation MRLLTPLCLFFGCALMVSVAGCQPDATSPVAEVVPDSVDFNFHVKPILSDRCFKCHGPDEQSREAGLRLDTPAGAFAALEGDATRFAIVPGDPELSEVIARINHPDPEERMPHPDSKLFLSDTEKQIIERWIAQGAEWKTHWSFIPPEKAALPAVVNADWPQHPLDHFVLARLERDGLSPAPEESREKWLRRVSLDLTGLPPTLEGLDAFLADNTPEAYEKVVDALLASPAYGERMATVWLDAARYADSHGYQDDRPRTMWPWRDWVIEAFNSNLPYDQFLTWQLAGDLLPDATYEQKLATGFNRNHGITQEGGVVNEEYVTEYVADRTNTMATAMLGLTVECARCHDHKYDPISQNEYFQMFSFFNGIDERGQINYFDLAPKPHMLMEDVQLEEEIEALAQETADATTTYDALRAVPPDNAFQTWLDTEWPTFDLGREVAVGLVSHYPFDTLVAGETPDNVTAARMGKINTRLLNVLADPELTNGRLGQSIQFDGENYINLGDVGDFDHADRFSLGAWIQYPAPFEKEATVLVKRNEEQKRGGYQLSLTSAGTLKASLIHNQGGERIEVVSTAIVPMQAWAHVFLTYDGSGQAKGVNLFVDGVLAPVTVLQDSLARRSMLNGNDLLAGNWTTRNTPHGGLQGFANGLIDDVRVYNRTLSDLEVQVLAGRDVRAQLASQTGSANQGDAARLLYAFYTAQQPAIVAARQRLDSLRAIHLELPYVMVMEEMASPRATHVLARGAYDAKEEEVAAGTPKAVLAFSSDLPPNRLGLAQWITDDANPLTARVAVNRFWMLLFGRGVVATPEDFGSQGALPSHPAMLDWLAVDFRENGWDTRRLMKHMVLSATYRQAARITEEGYQSDPDNVLLARGPAQRFSAEMIRDNALHVSGLLEEKVGGHWVKPYQPPGVWKELANQIGENKYRPSKGVDLYRRSLYSYWKRTIPPPAMLTFDAAERTVCIVKRQTTSTPLQSLVLLNDPQIIEASRQLAEQAMLAEADADLQLQRVFRLITSRLPDRTEKRLMRSLYQEENNRFTTDEESAAALLSVGESPINHELDQAALAALTIVANTLLNMDEAKMRS, from the coding sequence ATGCGCCTTTTAACCCCTCTTTGCCTGTTTTTTGGTTGTGCGCTGATGGTATCCGTCGCTGGATGCCAACCTGATGCAACGTCTCCCGTTGCTGAGGTGGTACCGGACAGCGTAGATTTCAACTTTCACGTCAAGCCCATTCTTTCTGATCGGTGTTTTAAATGCCACGGGCCCGATGAGCAGTCGCGTGAAGCCGGCCTGCGCCTCGATACACCTGCGGGTGCTTTTGCCGCGTTAGAAGGAGATGCCACCCGCTTCGCCATTGTACCCGGCGATCCTGAATTGAGCGAAGTCATCGCACGCATCAACCACCCGGATCCGGAAGAACGGATGCCGCATCCAGACTCCAAGCTTTTTCTTTCCGATACCGAAAAGCAAATTATTGAGCGCTGGATCGCTCAGGGGGCGGAATGGAAAACACATTGGTCGTTTATTCCACCGGAAAAAGCTGCTTTGCCAGCCGTGGTAAATGCCGACTGGCCGCAGCATCCATTAGATCATTTTGTGCTGGCACGGTTGGAGCGCGATGGCTTATCGCCGGCACCAGAAGAGAGCCGCGAAAAATGGCTGCGCCGCGTATCACTGGACCTTACAGGTTTACCACCAACATTGGAAGGACTTGATGCCTTCCTTGCAGACAATACGCCGGAAGCATATGAAAAGGTTGTAGACGCGCTACTCGCTTCCCCTGCTTATGGTGAACGGATGGCCACGGTATGGCTTGACGCGGCGCGCTATGCTGATTCTCATGGCTATCAGGATGACCGACCCCGTACCATGTGGCCATGGCGCGATTGGGTCATAGAGGCCTTCAACAGCAATTTGCCCTACGACCAATTTCTTACCTGGCAGCTTGCCGGCGACCTGCTGCCCGATGCAACCTATGAACAGAAGCTGGCTACCGGTTTCAACCGCAATCATGGGATTACCCAGGAAGGCGGGGTGGTTAACGAAGAATACGTAACCGAATATGTAGCGGATCGAACCAATACAATGGCAACCGCTATGTTAGGCCTAACCGTCGAATGCGCGCGTTGTCACGACCACAAATATGATCCGATTTCGCAGAATGAATACTTTCAGATGTTTTCATTCTTCAATGGCATCGATGAGCGTGGACAGATCAACTATTTCGACCTTGCGCCGAAGCCACATATGTTGATGGAAGATGTGCAGTTGGAAGAAGAGATCGAAGCATTGGCACAAGAGACTGCTGATGCTACAACAACATACGATGCCCTGCGCGCTGTGCCTCCAGATAACGCATTTCAGACATGGCTCGACACGGAGTGGCCCACGTTTGATCTCGGCCGAGAGGTTGCTGTGGGTCTGGTTTCTCACTACCCGTTTGACACGCTGGTTGCTGGAGAAACACCAGACAACGTCACAGCCGCGCGTATGGGTAAAATTAATACGCGCCTGCTCAACGTACTGGCCGATCCTGAGCTTACAAATGGCCGGCTGGGACAAAGCATCCAGTTTGATGGTGAGAACTACATCAACCTCGGAGACGTCGGTGATTTTGATCACGCTGATCGGTTCTCTCTGGGAGCATGGATTCAGTACCCGGCACCATTTGAAAAAGAAGCAACAGTACTGGTTAAGCGGAATGAAGAACAAAAGCGGGGCGGCTACCAGCTATCGTTAACTTCCGCCGGCACCCTGAAAGCCAGCCTGATCCACAATCAGGGGGGCGAACGCATTGAAGTGGTTTCAACAGCAATAGTACCCATGCAGGCGTGGGCACATGTCTTCCTTACGTATGATGGGTCCGGACAAGCGAAAGGCGTCAACCTGTTTGTCGACGGGGTACTTGCACCTGTAACCGTTTTGCAGGACAGCCTCGCGCGCAGAAGCATGCTCAATGGTAACGACCTGCTGGCCGGCAACTGGACCACCCGTAACACACCGCACGGCGGTTTACAAGGTTTTGCTAATGGGTTGATTGATGATGTAAGGGTATACAACCGTACCCTGTCTGATCTGGAAGTGCAAGTCCTTGCCGGCAGGGACGTCAGGGCGCAACTCGCTAGCCAGACGGGTTCAGCAAACCAGGGTGATGCTGCAAGGCTGTTGTATGCGTTTTACACAGCGCAACAACCAGCTATTGTTGCAGCCCGGCAAAGACTCGACAGCCTGCGCGCCATTCATTTAGAATTACCGTATGTGATGGTGATGGAAGAAATGGCCTCGCCCCGTGCAACCCACGTGCTGGCCCGTGGCGCCTACGACGCCAAAGAAGAAGAGGTAGCGGCTGGTACACCCAAAGCAGTCCTTGCGTTTTCCAGTGATCTGCCACCAAACAGGCTGGGATTGGCCCAGTGGATTACAGATGATGCCAACCCGCTGACGGCCCGTGTTGCTGTAAACAGATTCTGGATGCTGCTTTTTGGACGCGGTGTTGTTGCAACACCGGAGGATTTTGGTAGCCAGGGCGCACTGCCTTCACATCCTGCTATGCTGGATTGGCTGGCGGTGGACTTCCGCGAAAATGGCTGGGATACGCGTCGCCTGATGAAGCACATGGTATTGTCCGCCACCTACCGCCAGGCAGCACGCATAACAGAGGAAGGGTATCAAAGCGATCCCGACAATGTATTGCTCGCAAGGGGGCCGGCGCAGCGGTTTTCAGCAGAAATGATTCGAGACAATGCGCTGCACGTGAGTGGACTGCTTGAAGAAAAAGTAGGAGGACACTGGGTTAAACCCTATCAGCCCCCCGGGGTCTGGAAAGAACTCGCCAACCAGATCGGAGAAAACAAATACCGTCCGAGTAAAGGGGTGGACCTGTACAGACGTAGCCTCTACTCTTACTGGAAGCGAACCATTCCGCCGCCTGCCATGCTGACTTTTGATGCGGCAGAGCGCACCGTATGCATTGTAAAGCGCCAGACAACAAGCACGCCTTTACAGTCTCTGGTACTCCTCAACGACCCGCAAATTATCGAGGCCTCTCGCCAATTGGCCGAGCAAGCGATGCTTGCCGAAGCGGACGCAGACTTGCAATTGCAGCGGGTTTTCAGGCTGATAACCAGCCGGTTGCCCGATCGGACCGAAAAGCGGCTCATGCGCTCACTTTATCAGGAAGAAAACAATCGTTTTACTACTGATGAAGAAAGCGCTGCAGCTTTGCTGTCCGTAGGTGAAAGCCCCATAAACCATGAACTGGACCAGGCTGCATTGGCAGCCCTGACCATTGTTGCCAATACGTTGCTCAATATGGATGAAGCAAAAATGAGGAGCTGA
- a CDS encoding aldehyde dehydrogenase (NADP(+)) produces the protein MALQGKQLIAGVFEAKGTETYQAVDASTNTPFGVHFVEGTVAEVAAAAKAAADSFDALRTATVEARGQLLDHIADEIMALGDDLLEMAHQETGLPMGRCTGERGRAVNQIRLFANVIREGSWVNARIDTANPDRTPAPKPDVRSMLVGIGPVAVFGASNFPLAIGVAGTDTVTALGAGCPVVVKAHPAHPGTSELLAMAITKAVKAAGFPAGIFSMVHGRGHEVGLAMARDPHIKAVAFTGGLRGGRALFDAAAARPEPIPVYAEMGSTNPVFLLPGALKARSADIAKGYLQSVNLGVGQFCTNPGILLGLKGEGMSSFQQASGELATAVTPATMLHAGISKAFADGVDKIGQTPGVSVLGQSADAPAVATQAGCAIFATDIDTLKQTPYLMEEVFGPTSIVVACNSVEEMEEMAEGLEGHLSATVHGTPEDLAAHKNLIQILEKKVGRIIINGYPTGIEVCAAMHHGGPYPASTDSHYTSIGTGSLLRFGRPVCYQGFPNDLLPPQLRNANEKGIWRMVNNEMTRENVG, from the coding sequence ATGGCATTGCAAGGCAAGCAACTCATTGCAGGTGTATTTGAAGCGAAAGGTACAGAGACGTATCAGGCCGTTGACGCATCCACCAACACACCTTTTGGTGTTCATTTTGTAGAAGGTACTGTCGCTGAGGTTGCTGCTGCAGCCAAAGCCGCTGCCGATTCCTTTGATGCGTTGCGTACAGCTACTGTTGAGGCGCGCGGCCAACTGCTTGATCACATTGCTGACGAGATTATGGCATTGGGTGATGACTTGCTGGAAATGGCCCATCAGGAGACTGGTTTGCCGATGGGCAGGTGTACAGGAGAGCGAGGCAGAGCGGTTAATCAGATTCGACTCTTTGCCAATGTAATTCGCGAGGGCTCGTGGGTAAATGCGCGGATTGATACCGCAAATCCAGATCGGACACCGGCACCAAAACCCGATGTGCGCAGCATGCTTGTTGGCATCGGGCCCGTGGCCGTTTTTGGCGCGAGTAATTTCCCGCTAGCCATTGGTGTGGCAGGCACCGATACCGTAACTGCACTGGGCGCAGGGTGTCCCGTTGTTGTTAAAGCGCACCCTGCGCATCCGGGTACAAGTGAACTGCTCGCGATGGCAATTACTAAAGCCGTTAAAGCAGCTGGTTTTCCAGCCGGTATTTTTTCGATGGTGCACGGCCGCGGCCATGAAGTCGGGTTGGCCATGGCGCGGGATCCGCATATCAAAGCGGTAGCCTTTACCGGCGGATTGCGCGGTGGGCGGGCGCTGTTTGATGCAGCCGCTGCACGGCCAGAGCCGATTCCTGTGTATGCAGAGATGGGCAGTACAAATCCGGTCTTTTTACTACCCGGGGCCTTGAAGGCGCGCAGTGCAGATATTGCCAAAGGATATTTACAATCTGTCAATCTTGGCGTCGGACAGTTCTGCACGAACCCGGGTATTTTGCTGGGCTTGAAAGGCGAAGGCATGTCGTCATTTCAGCAGGCTTCGGGCGAATTGGCGACGGCAGTGACTCCGGCAACCATGTTGCATGCCGGGATCAGCAAAGCGTTTGCCGACGGTGTAGACAAAATAGGTCAAACGCCGGGTGTATCCGTGCTCGGTCAATCAGCTGATGCGCCGGCTGTTGCCACCCAGGCCGGCTGTGCCATTTTTGCTACGGATATCGATACCCTCAAGCAAACACCCTATCTGATGGAAGAAGTGTTTGGGCCTACATCGATTGTTGTGGCGTGTAATTCAGTGGAGGAAATGGAAGAAATGGCTGAAGGGCTCGAAGGGCATCTCAGTGCAACGGTGCACGGCACGCCTGAAGACCTTGCAGCACACAAAAACCTGATTCAGATCCTCGAGAAAAAAGTAGGCCGCATCATCATCAATGGATATCCCACGGGCATTGAGGTTTGTGCAGCAATGCATCACGGCGGGCCGTACCCTGCCTCTACGGATAGTCACTATACCTCCATTGGTACCGGCTCGCTGTTGCGATTTGGCCGGCCCGTATGCTATCAGGGTTTCCCCAATGATCTGCTGCCGCCGCAACTGCGGAATGCCAATGAGAAAGGCATCTGGCGCATGGTCAACAACGAGATGACCCGCGAAAACGTCGGCTGA